In Liolophura sinensis isolate JHLJ2023 chromosome 2, CUHK_Ljap_v2, whole genome shotgun sequence, a genomic segment contains:
- the LOC135463124 gene encoding probable E3 ubiquitin-protein ligase MID2: MAESKENREAVLTCPICVETFRKPVMLPCQHSFCRECIGVYADKSKPGQTDEVSTGSEGVHQLISCPVCRTPTSLGREGVAGLPHNFHLAEIVERFSSAVKFEDDTPCCSLCEEDNQAKAVKFCTDCCLLYCKDCLVSLHPMRGAMKRHRLISSLEYLSQETTQRQTSSRDEQSTQQASCARHGQPFMMYCEPCRMVICVGCVVEHPGHAMRDIPSAAENDKPAVLNKSGELEKVLKETKESLSGVTRLHNKILENKELHIEEVERAYCAALESSHAWKQQSLDGIEIRYSQWSVECSAILKHFQLQAQKMERMVQASKDLVASLDVEFLQVSTDFTKTYV, from the exons ATGGCTGAAAGCAAGGAAAATCGTGAAGCAGTCCTCACATGTCCGAtatgtgtggaaacattccgCAAACCAGTAATGTTAccttgtcagcacagtttttgtagaGAGTGTATTGGTGTGTATGCTGACAAATCTAAACCTGGACAGACAGATGAGGTCTCCACGGGGAGTGAGGGTGTTCACCAGCTGATCTCATGCCCTGTATGTCGGACACCAACcagtctggggagagaaggtgtggctggcCTGCCTCACAACTTTCATCTGGCAGAAATAGTGGAGAGGTTCTCTTCTGCTGTGAAGTTTGAGGATGATACCCCatgttgttctctgtgtgaggaGGATAATCAggctaaagctgtcaagttttgtaccgACTGTTGTTTACTGTATTGTAAAGACTGTCTGGTTTCTCTTCATCCCATGAGGGGGGCTATGAAACGTCACCGGCTGATTTCCTCCCTGGAGTACCTCTCTCAGGAAACCACACAGCGACAGACCAGCAGCAGGGACGAACAATCAACTCAGCAAGCGTCATGTGCGAGACATGGTCAGCCGTTCATGATGTACTGTGAACCGTGTCGGATGGTGATCTGTGTGGGGTGTGTGGTTGAGCATCCGGGACATGCTATGCGGGATATACCATCTGCAGCTGAGAATGACAAG CCAGCTGTTTTAAACAAGAGTGgtgaactggagaaagtgctaaaagaaaccaaagaatcactgtcaggagttacgaggctgcacaataagataCTG GAAAACAAGGAACTTCACATTGAAGAGGTAGAAAgggcttattgtgcagccttggaaTCCTCACACGCCTGGAAACAACAGTCCTTAGATGGCATAGAAATccgctattcacagtggagtgtggagtgtagcgctatactcaaacatttccagctaCAGGCTCAGAAAATGGAGAGGATGGTACAGGCTTCCAAGGATTTAGTAGCGTCATTGGACGTCGagtttttacag gtttccacggacttcaccaaaacgtatgtataa